Proteins found in one Pelotomaculum isophthalicicum JI genomic segment:
- a CDS encoding TetR/AcrR family transcriptional regulator has protein sequence MDIFQHGCYSESWKPKKIIQFPTRGGLCRLREKILQAASRQIEKYGFRKFTIDDIASDLGISKKTIYKYFISKKSLIGAVVD, from the coding sequence ATTGACATATTTCAACATGGTTGTTATTCTGAATCATGGAAACCAAAGAAAATAATCCAGTTTCCTACGAGAGGAGGGTTATGTCGTCTGAGAGAAAAAATCCTCCAAGCCGCTTCCCGGCAAATCGAAAAGTACGGATTCAGAAAATTCACGATTGACGATATTGCTTCTGATTTAGGCATCAGCAAGAAAACAATATATAAATACTTCATCAGTAAAAAATCACTTATTGGCGCTGTGGTCGATTAG
- a CDS encoding efflux RND transporter permease subunit: MYITNLSLKRPVLATVTILALITLGIISYIGLNINDYPEVEFPYVGVTVIQGGASPEQVETKIGLKLEEALGQIAGVKHIYTMAQEGVCTTYAEFTLDTSPDVAAQDVRNKMSSIRGELPTDIEEPVITKFDPTAYPIFSLAVYGDISLREMTTIVDDLIKKRIETINGVGSLKIYGKQEREIQIQLDKNKLAAYGLTTPEVLQSLSAENLNVPGGKVKKGDLQLTIRTTGQLSSVADFANLPVARREGVQLYVKDIATVVDGTKESENISRYQGNPAIGLDIIKQSGSNTVEVAEKVTTAIEELKKELPAGVHLDVVRDNSGYIKDGVRNVENTLVEGSLLAAIMVFIFLRDWRSTLITAIVIPSSVITTFFAMRILGFSLNFMSLMALSLSVGLLIDDAIVVIENIVRHMKSGEKPLAAAMNATTEIGLAVTSTTLTVVAVFMPVGFMSGIVGQYFKQFGITVVCAVLVSLLLAFTLVPLLSSRYLKSEEPKPKWPLQKFLHWFNRGFDRLTGIYAGFLTTVLKNRLITITIAILLFIGSLSLSQMLGFTFMPESDVGELTVSADLDAGLNLEAASKIAEKMEGMVKGYPETLSTYTTVTPGQVNLFVKLTSRELRNRTINQIASEMRRDFNVLAGVRTSIVLQGGMSSEKTVQFRLLGDNLDELYVYAEKAQRIMEGIPGAVDVSMSYKPGTPEGKLLIKRDQATDLGVSTAQVADTLRTLFNGVVVGQYEEGEDRFNVRVLLGEKQRSNLNDLNNIYLSSRNAASGTGSTQMIALNQVTDTVFSTAPSEISRFDRKKEIVLSANLDGTSLGNFNNAFMAKAKQELQMPPGYSFFASGQAEMMGDTFTNMVLALITAVLFIFFILAAQFESYIDPFSIMLSIPLAIIGAIFGLLVAGSELSIMSMIGIIMLMGLVTKNAILLIDFTKQQRANGVERNEALRRAAQIRLRPIMMTSMAMIVSMIPLALGLGSGAEGRAPMAHAIIGGLITSTLLTLVVVPVIYTLLDDMKKKFTFRNRRSAPTPIMESTSKDS; the protein is encoded by the coding sequence ATGTACATTACCAACCTCAGCCTGAAAAGACCCGTACTTGCGACAGTTACTATCCTGGCGCTGATTACCCTGGGTATAATCAGCTATATCGGACTGAATATCAACGATTACCCAGAAGTGGAATTCCCTTACGTGGGTGTAACCGTTATCCAAGGTGGCGCCTCCCCTGAGCAGGTGGAGACAAAAATTGGCCTGAAGCTGGAAGAAGCGCTGGGGCAGATAGCCGGAGTCAAGCACATCTATACCATGGCTCAAGAAGGTGTCTGCACCACCTACGCGGAGTTTACCCTGGATACCTCACCGGATGTGGCGGCTCAGGACGTGCGGAATAAAATGAGCAGCATCCGGGGAGAACTGCCGACGGATATTGAGGAACCGGTCATCACCAAGTTCGATCCGACAGCTTATCCCATCTTCTCTCTTGCTGTCTATGGGGACATATCCCTCCGGGAAATGACAACCATCGTCGACGATTTGATTAAAAAGCGGATTGAAACCATAAACGGGGTTGGCTCACTTAAAATTTACGGCAAGCAGGAGAGGGAAATTCAGATCCAGCTGGACAAGAACAAGCTGGCTGCTTACGGCCTTACCACTCCTGAAGTATTGCAGAGCCTTAGCGCGGAAAACCTGAACGTGCCCGGCGGCAAGGTAAAAAAAGGCGACCTGCAGTTGACAATTCGCACCACAGGGCAGCTCAGCAGCGTGGCGGACTTTGCCAACCTGCCGGTGGCGCGCCGTGAAGGCGTGCAGCTTTATGTAAAAGACATCGCCACGGTGGTAGACGGGACCAAGGAAAGCGAAAATATATCCCGTTACCAGGGCAACCCGGCTATCGGTCTTGATATCATCAAACAATCCGGCAGCAATACGGTGGAAGTGGCTGAGAAAGTCACAACGGCAATCGAAGAGCTAAAAAAAGAGCTTCCGGCGGGCGTTCATTTAGACGTGGTCAGAGACAACTCAGGATATATTAAAGACGGGGTCCGCAACGTGGAAAACACCCTCGTTGAAGGCAGCCTGCTGGCGGCCATAATGGTCTTTATATTCTTGCGGGACTGGCGCAGCACCCTGATCACCGCCATAGTAATTCCCTCATCAGTTATCACAACTTTTTTTGCCATGCGGATATTGGGTTTCTCCTTAAACTTCATGTCGCTGATGGCCTTGTCCCTATCGGTCGGCTTGCTGATTGACGACGCGATCGTAGTCATAGAAAACATCGTGCGTCATATGAAATCAGGCGAAAAACCTCTTGCGGCAGCCATGAACGCCACAACCGAGATCGGCCTGGCGGTCACTTCGACGACCTTGACTGTGGTAGCGGTATTCATGCCGGTCGGTTTTATGAGTGGCATCGTGGGACAATATTTCAAGCAATTCGGCATTACGGTCGTCTGCGCCGTTTTAGTCTCTCTGTTACTAGCTTTTACTCTGGTGCCCCTGCTTTCCTCACGTTACCTGAAATCTGAAGAACCAAAACCTAAATGGCCTTTACAAAAATTCCTGCACTGGTTTAACAGGGGATTCGACCGTCTGACCGGTATATACGCGGGCTTTCTGACGACCGTTTTAAAAAACCGGCTAATAACCATCACTATAGCGATTCTACTGTTTATAGGCAGCCTGTCGCTGAGCCAAATGCTCGGCTTCACTTTCATGCCTGAGTCAGACGTGGGCGAACTCACGGTCAGCGCCGACCTGGACGCCGGCCTTAATCTGGAGGCAGCCTCAAAAATCGCCGAAAAGATGGAAGGCATGGTCAAAGGATACCCCGAAACGCTAAGCACATACACCACGGTAACCCCCGGCCAGGTGAACCTGTTCGTCAAGCTAACCAGCAGAGAGCTTCGCAATCGAACCATCAACCAAATCGCGTCGGAGATGCGGCGGGACTTTAATGTTCTGGCCGGTGTCAGGACATCCATCGTCCTCCAGGGAGGCATGAGTTCTGAAAAAACAGTTCAGTTCCGCTTGCTTGGAGACAACCTGGACGAACTCTATGTATACGCGGAGAAGGCCCAGAGGATCATGGAAGGAATACCCGGAGCGGTAGACGTCAGCATGAGCTACAAGCCCGGCACGCCTGAGGGCAAGCTGCTGATCAAACGTGATCAAGCCACCGACCTGGGTGTGAGTACGGCACAAGTGGCCGACACCCTGCGCACCCTGTTCAACGGGGTGGTGGTCGGCCAGTATGAGGAAGGTGAGGACCGCTTCAACGTGCGCGTCCTTTTGGGCGAAAAGCAACGCAGCAACTTGAATGACTTGAATAACATTTACCTTTCCAGCCGTAACGCGGCCAGCGGCACCGGGTCGACCCAAATGATCGCGCTGAACCAGGTAACCGACACTGTCTTTTCCACGGCTCCCAGCGAGATCAGCCGCTTCGACCGCAAAAAGGAAATAGTTTTGTCAGCCAACCTGGACGGCACATCACTTGGTAATTTTAACAACGCCTTTATGGCCAAGGCCAAGCAGGAACTGCAGATGCCGCCGGGTTACAGCTTTTTCGCCAGCGGGCAGGCGGAAATGATGGGCGATACATTCACCAATATGGTCCTGGCTCTGATCACGGCTGTGTTATTCATATTTTTCATCCTGGCGGCACAATTCGAAAGCTATATCGATCCATTTTCGATCATGCTTTCCATACCGCTGGCAATCATCGGAGCCATATTCGGCCTCCTGGTGGCCGGCAGCGAACTCAGCATCATGTCCATGATCGGCATTATCATGCTGATGGGACTGGTGACCAAAAACGCGATCCTGCTCATTGACTTTACCAAACAGCAGCGGGCCAACGGTGTGGAAAGAAACGAAGCCCTGCGCAGGGCCGCGCAAATCAGGTTAAGACCAATTATGATGACATCCATGGCCATGATCGTGAGCATGATCCCGTTGGCTCTCGGCTTAGGCTCGGGCGCGGAGGGACGGGCGCCCATGGCGCACGCCATCATCGGCGGCTTAATTACCTCAACCCTGTTGACCCTGGTGGTTGTGCCTGTCATCTATACCTTGCTGGACGATATGAAGAAAAAATTCACCTTCAGAAACCGGCGTAGCGCTCCAACACCTATCATGGAAAGTACGTCAAAAGATAGCTAA
- a CDS encoding efflux RND transporter periplasmic adaptor subunit, producing the protein MQGKWKKWLWIPVMLVLAFGLFKVSDYLKKDKQVDTASDLSTQMVEAKEAVKVMKEETLSYTGTIEAADEAVISAKIAGRVSQVNVENGAAVASGTTLVSLESQEYINAVTINRAIQQKADVNLSTVKANYQRIKTLYESGAVSKKDFEDIEVSLKLAEAEVSSATASLANAEESLRNCTVSSPIGGVVADRNVSTGQVLSPGAPIMLIKNISDVYMVISVEQKDLAGITRGMEAVVTLDSLPGRKFTGTVEIINPSANKSARVFETKIKINNNDNLLKPGMFAKAELKTGKTGEILAVPQNALTGKEGMFFVFTAEGDKANRRQVEIGQVVDQLVEIKSGLTEGQKVIVTNVNKLKDQDSIKISN; encoded by the coding sequence TTGCAGGGTAAATGGAAGAAATGGCTATGGATCCCGGTTATGCTGGTCCTGGCGTTCGGCTTGTTTAAAGTTAGTGATTATTTAAAAAAGGACAAGCAAGTCGACACGGCCAGCGATTTATCCACACAGATGGTTGAGGCAAAAGAAGCGGTAAAAGTAATGAAAGAAGAAACATTATCGTACACCGGCACCATCGAGGCTGCTGATGAAGCTGTAATCAGCGCCAAAATAGCTGGGCGGGTGAGCCAGGTAAACGTGGAAAACGGCGCCGCGGTGGCTTCCGGCACAACACTGGTTTCCCTGGAAAGCCAGGAATACATCAACGCGGTCACGATAAACCGGGCCATCCAGCAAAAGGCTGATGTCAACCTCTCCACTGTCAAGGCCAATTATCAACGGATTAAGACTCTATATGAAAGCGGAGCGGTATCTAAAAAAGATTTTGAAGACATTGAGGTCTCCCTTAAACTTGCGGAAGCTGAAGTTAGTTCCGCCACCGCTTCCCTGGCCAACGCCGAGGAATCCCTGCGCAATTGCACGGTAAGCTCGCCGATTGGCGGCGTAGTGGCCGACCGCAACGTGTCAACCGGCCAGGTGTTGTCACCCGGCGCGCCAATCATGTTGATCAAGAACATATCCGATGTGTATATGGTAATCAGTGTCGAGCAAAAGGACTTGGCCGGCATAACACGAGGCATGGAAGCAGTCGTCACGCTGGACTCACTTCCCGGCCGCAAGTTTACCGGAACGGTAGAAATCATCAATCCATCCGCGAATAAATCAGCACGTGTATTCGAAACCAAGATTAAAATTAACAACAATGACAACCTGTTAAAGCCCGGCATGTTCGCCAAGGCTGAGCTAAAGACCGGCAAGACGGGGGAAATACTGGCGGTTCCCCAGAACGCATTGACAGGAAAAGAAGGTATGTTTTTCGTTTTCACCGCCGAAGGGGACAAGGCCAATCGCCGGCAAGTGGAAATCGGCCAAGTGGTTGATCAGCTGGTTGAAATCAAATCCGGCCTCACGGAAGGGCAAAAAGTGATTGTTACCAACGTCAACAAGCTAAAAGATCAGGATAGCATTAAAATCTCCAACTAA